The following coding sequences lie in one Pseudomonas sp. B33.4 genomic window:
- the cls gene encoding cardiolipin synthase produces MDYFGPHIFGYLIALIHTLGLIAAIHAVLTVRTAQGSIAWALSLIFIPYLTLIPYLVFGRSTFDGYIKARRQANEQMRQAISELNWRPWVEEALTARASNAYASLRAMPKLGRMPCLANNEVQLLVNGTATFEAIFQAIDQAKEAVLIQFFIIHDDRLGQRLRDLLLKKAAEGVSIHLLYDRIGSHALPHSYVQTLRDAGVEVKAFATRSGWLNRFQVNFRNHRKIVVVDGVVGFVGGHNVGDEYMGEKPPLAPWRDTHVKVRGPVVACMQESFAEDWFWAARTLPPLILPDEYPDDGVLCQLLASGPADAYETCSLFFVEAIHAATERVWITSPYFIPDEAVFAALRLAVLRGVDVRLLLPSRPDHRIVYAASSLYAFEAVRAGVRVFRYEPGFLHQKVVLIDSEISAIGSANLDNRSFRLNFEVMLLTVDSDFAASVENMLIADFEQAYEIAKEESREIHRLQQVGMRIARLISPIL; encoded by the coding sequence ATGGATTATTTTGGACCGCACATTTTCGGTTATCTGATTGCCCTGATACACACCCTCGGCTTGATCGCCGCGATTCATGCGGTGCTCACCGTACGCACGGCTCAAGGCTCGATCGCCTGGGCATTGTCGCTGATCTTCATTCCCTACCTCACGCTTATTCCGTACCTGGTGTTCGGCCGCAGCACGTTTGACGGTTACATCAAGGCGCGGCGGCAGGCCAATGAACAGATGCGTCAGGCCATCTCCGAACTGAACTGGCGCCCGTGGGTGGAAGAAGCCCTGACCGCGCGCGCCTCGAATGCCTACGCCTCGTTACGCGCGATGCCCAAACTGGGACGTATGCCTTGTCTGGCGAACAACGAGGTGCAATTGCTGGTAAACGGCACGGCGACGTTCGAGGCGATTTTCCAGGCCATCGATCAAGCGAAAGAAGCGGTGCTGATCCAGTTCTTCATCATTCACGATGATCGACTCGGCCAACGTCTGCGCGACCTGCTGCTGAAGAAGGCCGCCGAAGGCGTATCGATTCATCTGCTTTACGACCGCATCGGCAGCCACGCCCTGCCCCACAGCTATGTGCAGACGCTGCGCGATGCTGGCGTCGAGGTGAAAGCCTTCGCCACGCGCAGCGGCTGGCTCAATCGCTTTCAGGTCAACTTCCGCAACCACCGCAAGATCGTCGTGGTCGATGGCGTGGTGGGATTCGTCGGCGGGCATAACGTTGGCGATGAATACATGGGCGAGAAACCACCGCTGGCACCGTGGCGCGATACCCATGTGAAGGTGCGCGGCCCGGTGGTCGCGTGCATGCAGGAATCCTTTGCCGAAGACTGGTTCTGGGCCGCACGCACGCTGCCGCCGCTGATCCTGCCCGACGAATACCCGGATGACGGCGTGCTCTGCCAACTGCTGGCCAGCGGCCCGGCCGACGCCTATGAAACCTGTTCACTGTTCTTTGTCGAAGCCATTCACGCGGCAACCGAACGAGTGTGGATCACCAGCCCATATTTCATCCCCGACGAGGCTGTGTTCGCCGCACTGAGATTGGCGGTGTTGCGCGGCGTCGATGTGCGTCTGCTGCTACCCTCGCGACCCGATCACCGCATCGTTTACGCCGCTTCCAGCCTCTATGCATTCGAAGCGGTGCGTGCCGGTGTGCGGGTGTTCCGCTACGAACCCGGCTTCCTGCATCAGAAAGTGGTGTTGATCGACAGCGAAATCAGCGCCATCGGCAGTGCCAATCTGGACAACCGTTCGTTCCGGCTGAATTTCGAAGTGATGCTGCTGACCGTCGACAGTGACTTTGCCGCCAGTGTGGAAAACATGCTCATTGCGGATTTCGAGCAAGCCTACGAAATCGCCAAAGAAGAAAGCCGGGAAATCCACCGCCTGCAACAGGTTGGCATGCGGATCGCCCGGCTGATTTCGCCGATTCTTTGA
- a CDS encoding metal ABC transporter permease, producing the protein MLAVTHFWQPFSEFVFMRRALLGGLVLACSTAPLGVFLILRRMSLIGDAVAHGILPGAALGFWFAGLSLPALTLGGLGAGLSMAGLAAWITRRTGLREDASLAAIYPISLASGVLILGMAGKRLDLLHLLFGSALAVDGPTLTGMLWVSGFSLIAMALIYKPLLLDTLDPLFLRTVSRLGPLAHGVFLTLVVLNLVIGFQAIGALMVVGLMMLPAAASRFWSRQLPILIGIAAVIGCLSVWFGLLLSFYYSLPSGPAIVLVAGIGYLLSVVFGPVHGLLRRPPLLTSQ; encoded by the coding sequence ATGCTTGCCGTCACCCACTTCTGGCAACCGTTCAGCGAGTTCGTGTTCATGCGCCGCGCCCTGCTTGGCGGCCTGGTATTGGCGTGCAGCACCGCACCGCTCGGCGTGTTTTTGATCTTGAGAAGAATGAGCCTGATCGGTGACGCCGTCGCCCACGGCATCCTCCCCGGTGCCGCATTGGGATTCTGGTTTGCCGGTTTGAGTCTGCCTGCCCTCACACTCGGCGGCCTGGGCGCCGGTCTGAGCATGGCCGGACTCGCCGCCTGGATCACTCGGCGCACCGGTCTGCGCGAAGACGCCAGCCTCGCTGCGATCTACCCAATTTCCCTCGCGAGCGGTGTGCTGATTCTCGGCATGGCCGGCAAACGCCTCGACCTGCTTCACCTGCTGTTTGGTTCGGCATTAGCCGTCGATGGCCCAACCCTCACCGGCATGTTGTGGGTCTCGGGATTCAGCCTGATCGCCATGGCGCTGATCTACAAACCGCTGCTACTCGACACTCTCGACCCACTTTTTCTCAGAACCGTCAGCCGCCTCGGCCCACTCGCCCACGGCGTATTCCTTACGCTGGTCGTGCTTAATCTGGTGATCGGGTTCCAGGCCATCGGCGCACTGATGGTCGTCGGACTGATGATGCTCCCCGCCGCTGCCTCACGATTCTGGAGCCGCCAATTACCGATCCTGATTGGCATCGCTGCGGTCATCGGCTGCCTCTCGGTATGGTTTGGCTTGTTGCTGTCGTTCTACTACTCGCTGCCCAGCGGCCCGGCCATCGTGCTGGTCGCCGGTATCGGCTATCTGCTGTCAGTGGTGTTCGGGCCGGTTCACGGCCTACTACGCCGCCCACCGTTGCTCACATCCCAATGA
- a CDS encoding dihydroorotase, with protein sequence MSSVLIRNARLVNEGREFDGDLLVSNGRIVKIARSIEGENATVEIDANGQWLLPGMIDDQVHFREPGAPAKGSIHTESRAAVAGGITSFMDMPNTNPATLTLEALADKKRRAAINSVANYGFHFGVSRDNLDTVATLNPCEVAGVKVFMGASTGNMLVDDPQILERLFAEVPTILLAHCEHTPSIDANAANLKELFGERVPPEAHPLIRNAEACYRSSSLAVELAKRHGTRLHVLHLTTARELALFEDKPLAQKRITAEVCLHHLLFDDRDYPNLGNLIKCNPAIKTQNDRDALREALNSNRLDVIGSDHAPHTWEEKQRPYAQAPSGLPLVQHALPALMELVADKVLPVTTLVAKTSHRVADLFAIPDRGYLREGYWADLVLVEAQTLEVDRQPILSQCGWTPFAGRSFRHRVSTTFVSGQIAWREGRVNEGCRGLALRFMR encoded by the coding sequence ATGAGCAGCGTGCTGATTCGCAACGCCAGGCTGGTCAACGAAGGGCGCGAGTTCGATGGCGATCTGTTGGTCAGCAACGGTCGCATCGTCAAAATTGCGCGAAGCATTGAAGGAGAAAACGCCACGGTAGAAATCGACGCCAACGGCCAATGGTTACTGCCGGGGATGATCGATGACCAGGTGCATTTTCGTGAACCAGGCGCGCCGGCCAAGGGCAGCATTCACACTGAGTCGCGTGCGGCAGTTGCCGGTGGCATCACCAGCTTCATGGACATGCCCAACACCAATCCGGCCACCCTCACCCTCGAAGCCCTGGCGGATAAAAAACGCCGGGCGGCGATCAACTCGGTGGCCAATTACGGCTTTCACTTTGGCGTTAGTCGCGACAATCTCGATACGGTGGCTACGCTTAATCCGTGTGAAGTGGCCGGGGTGAAAGTGTTCATGGGGGCATCCACCGGCAACATGCTGGTGGATGATCCGCAGATTCTCGAGCGGCTGTTCGCCGAGGTCCCGACCATTCTGTTGGCGCACTGCGAACACACGCCGAGCATCGACGCCAACGCGGCCAATCTGAAAGAGCTGTTCGGCGAGCGAGTTCCGCCGGAAGCTCACCCACTGATCCGCAATGCCGAGGCGTGTTATCGCTCCTCTTCATTGGCGGTGGAACTAGCGAAACGTCATGGCACTCGTCTGCACGTTTTGCACCTGACCACGGCGCGTGAACTGGCGTTGTTCGAGGACAAACCGTTGGCGCAGAAACGCATCACCGCTGAGGTGTGTCTGCATCATTTGTTGTTCGATGATCGCGACTATCCAAACCTCGGCAACCTGATCAAGTGCAACCCGGCGATCAAGACTCAGAATGATCGCGATGCTTTGCGTGAAGCTTTGAACAGCAATCGGCTGGACGTTATTGGCAGCGATCATGCGCCGCATACCTGGGAAGAAAAGCAGCGGCCTTACGCGCAGGCGCCGTCGGGATTGCCACTGGTGCAGCATGCGTTGCCGGCGCTGATGGAGTTGGTGGCAGATAAGGTTTTGCCGGTCACGACGTTAGTGGCGAAGACCAGCCATCGTGTCGCGGATCTGTTTGCGATTCCGGATCGTGGTTATTTGCGTGAGGGGTATTGGGCGGATCTGGTGCTGGTTGAGGCGCAGACGCTGGAGGTCGATCGGCAACCGATTCTGTCGCAGTGCGGATGGACGCCGTTTGCCGGGCGCAGCTTTCGGCATCGGGTGAGCACGACGTTTGTGTCGGGGCAGATTGCGTGGCGGGAGGGTCGGGTGAATGAGGGGTGTCGGGGGTTGGCGCTACGATTTATGCGCTGA
- a CDS encoding metal ABC transporter ATP-binding protein: MIRCQSLSWGAPGQPLTAPLNLELESASLTAIVGANGCGKSSLLKVIAGLQKPLSGKVCLSVPRQSGLSFLPQQQHLDRQFPISLEDLIAAGFWGRRLSTRLRAQRLNAALENWHLSGLERRSLMALSGGELQRALLARLSLTDAPVLLLDEPHAALDELGQQLLWQHIHAWHNEGRTIVVVCHDLVAVRQHIPQTLLIKNRECVYGASVELIQQTPHMQVA, encoded by the coding sequence ATGATCCGTTGCCAATCCCTGAGCTGGGGCGCCCCTGGCCAACCGCTCACCGCCCCCCTGAATCTTGAGCTAGAAAGCGCCAGCCTCACGGCAATCGTTGGCGCCAACGGCTGTGGAAAAAGCAGCCTTTTGAAAGTTATCGCCGGGCTGCAAAAACCCTTGTCTGGCAAAGTCTGCCTGAGTGTTCCACGCCAAAGCGGATTGTCTTTCCTGCCCCAACAACAGCACCTCGATCGCCAGTTCCCTATCAGCCTCGAAGACCTGATCGCCGCCGGTTTCTGGGGACGTCGACTCTCAACCCGACTGCGCGCACAACGACTGAACGCCGCACTGGAAAACTGGCACTTGAGCGGACTCGAACGGCGCTCGCTCATGGCCCTTTCCGGCGGCGAATTACAACGCGCCCTGCTCGCTCGTTTGAGCCTGACCGACGCCCCGGTTCTGCTCCTCGACGAACCCCATGCCGCCCTCGATGAACTCGGTCAACAATTGCTCTGGCAGCATATCCATGCCTGGCATAACGAAGGACGAACTATCGTCGTGGTCTGCCATGACCTCGTCGCCGTACGCCAACACATCCCGCAAACCTTGCTGATCAAAAACCGCGAATGCGTGTACGGCGCCAGCGTCGAACTGATCCAGCAAACCCCTCACATGCAGGTGGCCTGA
- a CDS encoding DUF3617 domain-containing protein, with protein MNVRLLGLALGLGLALPVVAQAQMLQPGLWEMTSSNVKVDDQPMDVQSILGQLQGQMTPQQRAALEKNGINIGGKGIRACLTPEQVATNDIPLADPQSGCKQQITDRTGNQWKFRFSCPKAQGTGVATFLSDREFTTVANGTFNAIGINQKGSLETRAVWLGQDCGAVKPRA; from the coding sequence ATGAATGTTCGTCTGCTGGGTTTGGCGCTGGGCTTGGGTTTGGCATTGCCGGTGGTTGCGCAGGCGCAGATGCTGCAGCCGGGGCTGTGGGAAATGACATCGAGCAACGTCAAGGTCGATGATCAGCCGATGGATGTGCAATCGATCCTCGGCCAGCTGCAAGGCCAGATGACCCCGCAACAGCGCGCGGCGCTGGAGAAGAACGGGATCAATATTGGCGGCAAAGGCATCCGCGCCTGCCTGACGCCAGAGCAGGTGGCGACCAACGATATTCCGTTGGCCGACCCGCAATCGGGCTGCAAACAGCAGATCACCGATCGCACCGGTAACCAGTGGAAGTTCCGCTTCAGTTGCCCGAAAGCGCAGGGTACCGGCGTGGCGACGTTCCTCAGTGATCGCGAGTTCACCACCGTGGCCAACGGCACGTTCAATGCGATCGGGATCAACCAGAAGGGCAGTCTGGAGACGCGTGCAGTTTGGCTAGGCCAAGACTGCGGCGCGGTTAAACCCCGCGCCTAA
- a CDS encoding metal ABC transporter substrate-binding protein codes for MRVLVVLFSLMLSMSLSAAEKLPVVTSFSILADMVHQVGGEHIQITNMVGPDADAHTYEPTPDDAKALLSAKLIIKNGLGFEPWLDRLVTSTETKATVISASHGVIPRSLDEDGETVPDPHAWHNLANAELYVANIAKALIAADPANKADYERNSKTYLKQIYALLAEAKTKLGSLPPGNRKIVTSHDAFGYLGQAYGIDFMAPQGLSTEREPSAAEVAALITQIRQAKVKAVFMENIKDARLLKQIADESGARIGGTLYSDALAASGPASTFTGLFEYNLNTLYNALSRP; via the coding sequence ATGCGCGTTCTAGTCGTGTTGTTCAGCCTGATGCTGTCGATGTCATTATCGGCGGCGGAAAAATTGCCGGTGGTGACCAGCTTCAGCATTCTCGCCGACATGGTGCATCAGGTCGGCGGCGAACATATCCAGATCACCAACATGGTCGGCCCGGACGCTGACGCACACACCTACGAGCCGACACCGGACGATGCCAAAGCGCTGCTCAGCGCCAAACTGATCATCAAGAACGGCCTCGGTTTCGAACCGTGGCTGGATCGACTGGTGACCAGTACCGAGACCAAAGCCACGGTTATCAGTGCCAGCCATGGCGTGATTCCCCGTTCACTGGATGAAGACGGTGAAACCGTTCCCGACCCGCATGCCTGGCACAATCTGGCGAACGCCGAGTTGTACGTCGCCAACATCGCCAAGGCGCTGATCGCTGCCGACCCGGCGAACAAGGCCGACTACGAACGCAACAGCAAAACCTATCTGAAGCAGATCTACGCCCTGCTCGCCGAAGCCAAAACCAAACTCGGTTCGCTGCCACCGGGCAACCGCAAGATCGTCACCAGCCACGATGCTTTTGGGTATCTCGGCCAAGCGTACGGTATCGACTTCATGGCACCGCAGGGATTGTCCACCGAACGTGAACCCTCCGCCGCCGAAGTCGCAGCACTGATCACCCAGATTCGCCAGGCCAAAGTCAAAGCGGTATTCATGGAAAACATCAAGGACGCCCGCCTGCTCAAACAGATCGCCGATGAAAGCGGCGCGCGCATCGGAGGCACGTTGTACTCCGACGCGCTCGCCGCCAGCGGCCCTGCCAGCACTTTCACCGGTCTGTTCGAATACAACCTCAACACCCTTTACAACGCACTGAGCCGACCATGA
- a CDS encoding carbonate dehydratase, with the protein MIRKNPSGDLPQIAESAYVDKTAIICGKVVIGENVFVGPYAVIRADEVDASGEMEPITIGANSNIQDGVVIHSKSGAAVTIGEFSSIAHRSIVHGPCVVGDRVFIGFNSVLFNCIVGNGCVVRHNSVVDGRDLPDAFYVPSTTRIGPNTDLSLFPPVSVSASEFSEDVARTNVDLVRGYKALQNEF; encoded by the coding sequence ATGATCCGCAAGAATCCTTCAGGTGATTTACCGCAAATCGCCGAGTCGGCCTACGTCGATAAAACCGCGATCATCTGCGGCAAAGTGGTGATTGGCGAGAACGTGTTCGTCGGCCCCTACGCGGTGATCCGTGCCGACGAAGTGGACGCCTCGGGCGAGATGGAGCCGATCACCATCGGCGCCAATTCGAACATTCAGGACGGCGTGGTGATCCACTCGAAATCCGGTGCAGCGGTGACCATCGGCGAGTTCAGTTCCATCGCCCACCGCTCGATCGTGCATGGCCCATGCGTGGTCGGCGACCGCGTGTTCATCGGTTTCAACAGCGTGCTGTTCAACTGCATCGTCGGCAACGGTTGCGTGGTGCGGCACAACTCGGTGGTGGATGGTCGCGATTTGCCGGACGCGTTCTACGTGCCCTCCACCACTCGCATCGGCCCGAACACCGACCTCTCGTTATTCCCGCCGGTGAGCGTCAGCGCCTCGGAGTTTTCCGAAGATGTGGCACGCACCAACGTCGATCTGGTGCGCGGCTACAAAGCCTTGCAGAACGAGTTCTAA
- the cfaB gene encoding C17 cyclopropane fatty acid synthase CfaB, whose protein sequence is MLAQLPPALQNLQLPLRLRLWDGHEFNLGPTPSVTIVVKDPQMVTQFTHPSLDALGAAFVEGKLELEGSISEVIRVCDELSNALLGDDDDNQPVRALHDKETDAKAISYHYDLSNAFYQLWLDSDMAYSCAYFETGSETLEQAQQAKFRHLCRKLRLQPGDYLLDVGCGWGGLARYAAREFGAKVFGITLSKEQLELARERVKAEGLEDQVELQLLDYRDLPQDGRFDKVVSVGMFEHVGHANLAEYCKTLFGAVKEGGLVMNHGITAKHTDGRPVGRGAGDFIEKYVFPNGELPHLSMISAEISEAGLEIVDVESLRLHYARTLDHWSERLEDNLEAAGKLVPDQALRIWRLYLAGCAYAFARGWINLHQILAVKAHPDGSHELPWTRDDIYNP, encoded by the coding sequence ATGCTTGCGCAACTTCCACCGGCCTTACAGAATCTGCAGCTACCGCTTCGCCTGCGACTCTGGGACGGCCATGAGTTCAATCTGGGGCCGACGCCCAGCGTCACCATCGTGGTCAAGGACCCGCAGATGGTCACCCAGTTCACCCACCCAAGCCTTGATGCGCTCGGAGCGGCATTCGTTGAAGGCAAACTGGAACTGGAGGGCTCGATCAGCGAGGTCATCCGGGTCTGCGACGAATTGAGCAATGCCTTGCTCGGTGACGATGACGACAACCAACCGGTGCGGGCCTTGCACGACAAGGAAACCGACGCCAAAGCCATCTCCTATCACTACGACTTGTCCAACGCGTTTTACCAGCTCTGGCTGGACAGCGACATGGCGTATTCCTGTGCGTATTTCGAAACGGGCAGCGAAACCCTGGAGCAGGCGCAACAAGCCAAATTCCGCCATTTATGCCGCAAGCTGCGTCTGCAGCCTGGCGACTATCTGCTGGATGTCGGCTGCGGCTGGGGTGGTCTGGCACGTTATGCCGCGCGCGAATTCGGCGCCAAAGTGTTTGGTATCACGCTGAGCAAGGAACAACTGGAACTGGCGCGTGAGCGGGTCAAGGCCGAAGGTCTGGAAGACCAGGTCGAACTGCAACTGCTCGACTATCGAGATCTGCCCCAGGACGGGCGTTTCGACAAAGTGGTCAGTGTCGGCATGTTCGAACACGTCGGCCACGCCAATCTCGCCGAGTACTGTAAAACCCTGTTCGGCGCGGTGAAGGAGGGCGGTCTGGTGATGAACCACGGCATCACCGCCAAACACACCGATGGCCGTCCGGTGGGACGCGGTGCCGGGGATTTCATTGAGAAGTACGTGTTCCCCAACGGCGAGTTGCCGCACTTGTCGATGATCTCGGCGGAGATCAGCGAGGCGGGCCTGGAAATTGTCGACGTTGAAAGCCTGCGCCTGCACTACGCGCGCACGCTGGATCACTGGAGCGAGCGGCTGGAGGACAACCTTGAGGCCGCGGGCAAACTGGTGCCGGATCAAGCGCTGCGCATCTGGCGCCTGTATCTGGCCGGCTGTGCTTACGCTTTTGCCCGGGGCTGGATCAATTTGCACCAGATCCTCGCGGTGAAGGCGCATCCGGATGGCAGCCATGAACTGCCATGGACCCGTGACGACATCTACAACCCTTGA
- the folE2 gene encoding GTP cyclohydrolase FolE2, which translates to MNSLTLPDIAAQSARQALPLEWVGMHGIALPVLLEGQRLSAKADAGVSLDDGEARGIHMSRLYLALETLEQERLSPALLHQVLNHFLDSHDGLSNCAYLNIHTDLLLKRPALISPLAGWKSYPATISASLKNKMFHVELKIEVPYSSTCPCSAALARQLIQQQFIDDFANKTLQHADILAWLGSTQGIVATPHSQRSAAQLHLHLDEFIDELPLSVIINDAETALGTAVQTAVKRADEQAFALANGQNLMFCEDAARRLNLALRHTPGVNQFHLRVIHAESLHAHDAVAESHWQREQA; encoded by the coding sequence ATGAATTCGCTGACACTCCCGGATATCGCCGCGCAATCCGCTCGCCAAGCCTTACCCCTCGAATGGGTGGGTATGCACGGCATCGCGTTACCCGTTTTATTGGAAGGCCAACGCTTGAGTGCGAAGGCAGATGCGGGAGTGAGTCTGGATGACGGCGAGGCTCGCGGGATTCACATGTCGCGACTTTATCTAGCCTTGGAGACGCTCGAACAGGAAAGACTTTCCCCTGCTCTTCTGCACCAGGTACTGAACCATTTTCTGGATAGCCACGACGGTTTATCCAACTGTGCCTACCTGAACATACACACCGATCTGCTGCTTAAAAGACCCGCGTTGATCAGTCCATTGGCCGGATGGAAGTCCTATCCCGCGACGATTTCAGCCAGCCTGAAAAACAAGATGTTCCACGTGGAACTCAAAATCGAAGTGCCCTACTCCTCAACTTGCCCCTGCTCCGCAGCTTTGGCGCGCCAGTTGATCCAGCAGCAATTCATCGACGACTTCGCCAATAAAACTCTTCAGCATGCAGACATTCTGGCTTGGCTCGGCTCAACACAAGGCATCGTCGCCACGCCTCACAGTCAACGCAGCGCTGCACAATTGCATTTACATCTCGACGAATTCATCGATGAGCTCCCGCTGAGCGTCATCATCAATGACGCCGAAACCGCCCTCGGCACTGCCGTGCAAACCGCAGTAAAACGCGCGGACGAGCAAGCCTTTGCCCTGGCGAATGGACAGAACCTGATGTTCTGCGAAGACGCCGCACGCCGGTTGAATCTCGCACTTCGCCACACCCCCGGAGTTAATCAATTCCACCTGCGAGTGATCCACGCCGAAAGCCTGCACGCCCACGACGCCGTCGCGGAAAGTCATTGGCAGCGTGAGCAAGCATGA
- a CDS encoding N-acetylmuramoyl-L-alanine amidase: MHRRHLLNLILASTAFAFPFGVSATQIRNARLWRSDEKLRLVFDLSGPVRYKTFTLSSPERLIVDVSGANLSADFSQLALNGTVIRSIRSGPFGQGDTRIVLDLSNPVLLNSFLLAPQNGQSHRLVLDLISTKTPQTAPMVPRETPRIDVHLKRDIIVVVDPGHGGKDPGAVGAKGEREKDVVLSIAQLLAKRLKKEKGFDVKLVRNDDFFVPLRKRVEIARQHKADMFISVHADAAPRLTASGASVYCLSEGGATSATARFMAQRENGADLLGATSLLNLKDKDPMLAGVILDMSMNATIAASLQLGNTVLGSLAGITTLHQKRVEQAGFAVLKSPDVPSILVETGFISNVRDSQRLVTARHQQAVANGLFEGLQRYFEKNPPIDSYLAWEQEQKAARV; this comes from the coding sequence ATGCACAGACGCCATCTGCTCAATCTGATTCTGGCCAGCACGGCCTTCGCCTTCCCTTTCGGGGTTTCGGCCACGCAAATTCGCAATGCGCGGCTTTGGCGTTCTGATGAAAAGCTGCGGTTGGTCTTCGATCTGAGCGGGCCGGTGCGCTACAAAACCTTCACGCTCAGTTCGCCTGAACGACTGATTGTCGATGTGTCCGGAGCCAATCTAAGCGCTGATTTCAGCCAGTTGGCTTTGAATGGCACAGTGATCCGTTCCATTCGATCCGGGCCTTTTGGTCAGGGAGATACGCGGATTGTTCTCGATCTGAGCAATCCAGTGTTGCTGAACAGCTTCCTTTTGGCTCCGCAAAACGGCCAAAGTCATCGGTTGGTTCTGGATCTCATCAGCACAAAAACGCCTCAAACAGCCCCAATGGTTCCACGTGAAACACCCAGAATCGACGTTCATCTCAAGCGTGACATCATCGTAGTCGTCGACCCAGGACATGGTGGGAAGGATCCTGGTGCGGTTGGCGCCAAGGGTGAGCGGGAAAAAGATGTGGTGCTTTCCATTGCACAGCTACTCGCCAAGCGACTGAAAAAAGAGAAAGGATTCGATGTGAAACTGGTGCGCAATGACGATTTTTTCGTACCTTTGCGCAAGCGAGTGGAGATCGCTCGTCAGCATAAAGCCGACATGTTTATCTCTGTGCATGCCGACGCGGCGCCAAGGCTGACGGCTTCTGGTGCCTCCGTGTATTGCCTCTCTGAGGGTGGCGCGACATCAGCGACGGCACGTTTTATGGCGCAGCGTGAGAACGGTGCGGATCTGCTCGGCGCTACCAGTCTGCTTAATCTCAAAGATAAAGATCCAATGCTCGCCGGAGTGATTCTCGACATGTCGATGAACGCTACCATCGCTGCCAGCCTTCAATTGGGCAACACGGTATTGGGCAGTCTGGCGGGCATCACTACGCTGCATCAGAAACGTGTGGAACAGGCTGGATTCGCCGTGTTGAAGTCGCCAGATGTGCCTTCAATCCTGGTGGAAACCGGCTTTATTTCCAATGTTCGCGACAGTCAGCGACTGGTCACTGCGCGGCATCAGCAGGCCGTGGCGAATGGTTTGTTTGAAGGGTTGCAGCGTTACTTTGAGAAAAACCCACCGATCGACAGCTATCTCGCTTGGGAGCAGGAGCAAAAAGCCGCACGGGTTTAG
- a CDS encoding DNA-binding domain-containing protein — MRLKEWQLAFESFLLDDDATANLILGKSLIGGPTLDVGTGLAIYHNAYRARLLEVLRNDFVAILHWMGDDEFDRLARSYLRQYPSGHYSLRWLGKGFAGFIREHLVPEQSAPLAELASLEWAFTLAFDAPAGQPLTLQSMATMAAEEWPELRVKPTPSLQWLECRFNSLALWRSVKEESEYPDSTALEILQTCLIWRSELICNYRSLDLAEATALNGLLDGGWNFSELCAELAVIYGEGAPLQAVTWLKQWVQDGLLERLQR, encoded by the coding sequence ATGCGCCTGAAAGAATGGCAACTGGCGTTCGAGTCGTTTCTGCTCGACGACGACGCTACGGCGAATCTGATCCTGGGCAAAAGCCTGATCGGTGGCCCGACGCTGGATGTCGGCACGGGACTGGCGATCTATCACAATGCCTACAGGGCGCGTCTGCTCGAAGTCCTGCGCAATGACTTCGTGGCGATCTTGCACTGGATGGGGGACGACGAATTCGATCGGCTCGCCAGGTCTTATCTCCGCCAGTACCCGTCAGGGCATTACAGCCTGCGCTGGCTGGGCAAAGGTTTCGCAGGCTTTATCCGCGAGCATCTGGTGCCGGAACAAAGCGCGCCACTGGCCGAACTGGCTTCGCTTGAATGGGCATTTACGCTGGCGTTCGATGCGCCGGCGGGTCAGCCATTGACGCTGCAATCAATGGCGACGATGGCCGCAGAGGAGTGGCCTGAGCTGCGGGTGAAGCCGACGCCTTCGCTGCAGTGGCTGGAATGCCGCTTCAACAGCCTTGCGCTATGGCGCTCGGTGAAAGAAGAATCCGAATACCCTGACAGCACAGCGCTCGAAATCCTCCAGACCTGTCTGATCTGGCGCAGCGAACTGATCTGTAATTACCGCAGTCTCGATTTAGCCGAAGCCACAGCCCTCAATGGCTTGCTCGACGGTGGCTGGAATTTCTCCGAACTGTGCGCAGAGTTAGCAGTCATTTATGGTGAGGGCGCGCCACTTCAAGCTGTTACCTGGTTGAAACAATGGGTTCAGGACGGTTTGCTGGAGCGTCTGCAACGATAG